One segment of Streptomyces sp. TG1A-8 DNA contains the following:
- the meaB gene encoding methylmalonyl Co-A mutase-associated GTPase MeaB, with the protein MQDVSSLVAQARDGRPRAVARLISLVEGASPQLREVMAALAPLTGNAYVVGLTGSPGVGKSTSTSALVTAYRKQGKRVGVLAVDPSSPFSGGALLGDRVRMSEHASDPGVYIRSMATRGHLGGLAWAAPQAIRVLDAAGCDVVLVETVGVGQSEVEIASQADTSVVLLAPGMGDGIQAAKAGILEIGDVYVVNKADRDGADATARELNHMLGLGEARGPGDWRPPIVKTVAARAEGVDEVVEALEKHRAWMEERDVLTERRRARAAREVETIAVTALRERIGDLHGDRRLSALAERIVAGELDPYRAADELVAGLTEN; encoded by the coding sequence ATGCAGGACGTCTCCTCTCTGGTGGCCCAGGCCAGGGACGGCCGGCCGCGGGCCGTGGCCCGGCTGATCTCCCTGGTGGAGGGGGCGTCCCCGCAGCTCAGGGAGGTCATGGCGGCGCTGGCCCCGCTCACGGGCAACGCCTACGTGGTCGGCCTGACGGGCTCGCCCGGCGTCGGCAAGTCGACGTCCACCTCCGCGCTCGTCACCGCGTACCGCAAACAGGGCAAACGGGTGGGCGTCCTGGCCGTCGACCCCTCGTCCCCCTTCTCGGGCGGCGCCCTCCTCGGCGACCGGGTCCGCATGTCCGAGCACGCCTCCGACCCCGGCGTCTACATCCGCTCGATGGCGACCCGGGGCCACCTGGGCGGCCTGGCGTGGGCGGCGCCCCAGGCGATCCGGGTGCTGGACGCGGCGGGCTGCGACGTGGTCCTGGTGGAGACGGTGGGCGTCGGTCAGTCGGAGGTGGAGATCGCCTCCCAGGCGGACACGTCCGTCGTCCTGCTGGCCCCCGGCATGGGCGACGGCATCCAGGCGGCGAAGGCCGGCATCCTGGAGATCGGCGACGTCTACGTCGTCAACAAGGCGGACCGGGACGGCGCCGACGCCACCGCCCGCGAGCTGAACCACATGCTGGGCCTGGGCGAGGCCCGCGGCCCCGGCGACTGGCGCCCGCCCATCGTGAAGACGGTCGCGGCCCGTGCGGAGGGCGTCGACGAGGTCGTCGAGGCCCTGGAGAAGCACCGCGCCTGGATGGAGGAGCGGGACGTCCTCACCGAACGCCGCAGGGCCCGCGCGGCCCGCGAGGTGGAGACGATCGCCGTCACGGCCCTGCGCGAACGCATCGGCGACCTCCACGGCGACCGCCGGCTCAGCGCCCTGGCGGAGCGGATCGTCGCCGGCGAACTGGACCCCTACCGCGCGGCGGACGAACTGGTGGCGGGCCTGACCGAAAACTGA
- a CDS encoding AIM24 family protein: protein MFRLQGSKVLAVDMTGDAVKAKNGSMVAYDGEMSFKKLSGGGEGLRGMVTRRLTGEQMTVMEVRGHGTCWFADRAAEINLVDLRGDRLWVESSNLLATDAGLRTGTTFTGLRGASQGNGLFTTTVEGHGQAAITSDGPAVVLRVGPQYPLVVDPGAYIAHQGEVRQSFQSGVTFRTLLGEGGGEAFQIRFEGDGLVYVQPSERNTIAGDL from the coding sequence ATGTTCCGGCTCCAGGGGAGCAAGGTCCTCGCCGTCGACATGACCGGGGACGCCGTGAAGGCGAAGAACGGCTCGATGGTCGCGTACGACGGGGAGATGTCCTTCAAGAAGCTGAGCGGCGGCGGCGAGGGGCTGCGCGGGATGGTGACGCGGCGGCTCACCGGCGAGCAGATGACGGTGATGGAGGTGCGGGGGCACGGGACCTGCTGGTTCGCCGACCGCGCCGCCGAGATAAACCTGGTCGACCTCCGGGGGGACAGGCTCTGGGTCGAGTCGAGCAACCTGCTCGCGACCGACGCGGGGCTGCGCACCGGCACGACCTTCACGGGGCTGCGCGGCGCCTCGCAGGGCAACGGGCTGTTCACCACGACCGTCGAGGGGCACGGACAGGCGGCGATCACGTCCGACGGGCCGGCCGTCGTGCTCCGGGTCGGCCCGCAGTACCCGCTGGTCGTCGACCCGGGGGCCTACATCGCCCACCAGGGCGAGGTGCGCCAGTCCTTCCAGTCCGGCGTGACGTTCCGCACGCTGCTGGGGGAGGGCGGCGGCGAGGCCTTCCAGATCCGCTTCGAGGGCGACGGGCTGGTCTACGTCCAGCCCAGCGAGCGCAACACGATCGCGGGGGACCTCTGA
- the mce gene encoding methylmalonyl-CoA epimerase codes for MLTRIDHIGIACHDLDATVEFYRATYGFEVFHTEVNEEQGVREAMLRINGTSDGGASYLQLLEPTREDSAVGKWLAKNGEGVHHVAFGTADVDADAADIRGKGVRVLYDEPRRGSMGSRITFLHPKDCHGVLTELVTSAPVESPEH; via the coding sequence ATGCTGACGCGAATCGACCACATCGGGATCGCCTGCCACGACCTCGACGCCACCGTCGAGTTCTACCGTGCCACGTACGGCTTCGAGGTGTTCCACACCGAGGTCAACGAGGAGCAGGGCGTCCGCGAGGCCATGCTCAGGATCAACGGGACGTCCGACGGCGGCGCCTCCTACCTGCAACTGCTGGAACCGACCCGGGAGGACTCCGCGGTCGGCAAGTGGCTGGCGAAGAACGGGGAGGGCGTCCATCACGTCGCCTTCGGCACGGCGGACGTCGACGCGGACGCCGCGGACATCCGCGGCAAGGGCGTGCGCGTGCTGTACGACGAGCCGCGGCGCGGCTCCATGGGGTCCCGGATCACCTTCCTGCACCCGAAGGACTGCCACGGCGTCCTGACGGAACTGGTCACTTCGGCCCCGGTTGAGTCACCTGAGCACTGA
- a CDS encoding DUF3817 domain-containing protein, with the protein MDLKTASALRRLRLVSAPEAVSFLLLLVCSVLKRTTDFNAVPVMGAVHGVLFILYVLFWADAWNRARWSPGTAALYFVLSVLPTGGFFAERRLRREAQDAVIAARARKEGVVNA; encoded by the coding sequence GTGGACCTCAAGACAGCTTCCGCCCTCCGCCGCCTCCGCCTGGTCTCGGCGCCGGAGGCCGTGTCCTTCCTCCTCCTGCTCGTCTGCTCGGTCCTGAAGCGGACCACGGACTTCAACGCGGTGCCGGTGATGGGCGCCGTCCACGGCGTCCTGTTCATCCTGTACGTGCTCTTCTGGGCGGACGCCTGGAACCGCGCCAGGTGGAGCCCCGGCACCGCGGCCCTGTACTTCGTCCTCTCCGTCCTGCCCACCGGCGGTTTCTTCGCGGAGCGCAGGCTGCGCCGCGAGGCCCAGGACGCCGTCATCGCCGCCCGCGCCCGCAAGGAAGGGGTCGTGAACGCATGA
- a CDS encoding AIM24 family protein: MSTYGSAGGPVVHDPATLPADDNVNSYTFCVELKGGQWFLQKGKMIAYYGAIEFNGIGHGRLDRLVRTSFHSPLHASDWVVAEGSGKMLLADRAFDVNSYDLDDGNLTIRAGNLLAFQPSLALKQSIVPGFLTLIGTGKFVAASNGPVVFMEPPVRVDPQALVGWADCPSPCHHYDHGYLTGVLGGLRALTGLGGASGEEHQFEFAGAGTVLLQSTETLVPEVATGAVPPGPGVPGGGGAAPGGHGPHTPGAPRLPGQLGDLQRRFGL; the protein is encoded by the coding sequence GTGAGCACGTACGGGAGCGCGGGCGGCCCGGTGGTGCACGACCCGGCGACCCTGCCCGCCGACGACAACGTGAACAGCTACACGTTCTGCGTGGAGCTGAAGGGCGGGCAGTGGTTCCTGCAGAAGGGGAAGATGATCGCCTACTACGGGGCGATCGAGTTCAACGGGATCGGGCACGGCCGGCTGGACCGGCTGGTGCGCACGTCCTTCCATTCGCCACTGCACGCGAGCGACTGGGTGGTGGCGGAGGGCTCGGGCAAGATGCTGCTCGCCGACCGGGCCTTCGACGTCAACTCGTACGACCTGGACGACGGGAACCTGACCATTCGCGCGGGCAATCTGCTCGCTTTCCAGCCAAGTCTCGCGCTCAAGCAGTCGATCGTGCCGGGCTTCCTGACCCTGATCGGAACGGGGAAGTTCGTGGCCGCCTCCAACGGCCCGGTGGTGTTCATGGAACCACCGGTCCGGGTGGATCCCCAGGCCCTGGTCGGCTGGGCCGACTGCCCCTCCCCGTGCCACCACTACGACCACGGGTACCTGACGGGCGTGCTGGGCGGCCTGCGGGCGCTGACGGGGCTCGGCGGGGCCTCCGGTGAGGAGCACCAGTTCGAGTTCGCGGGTGCCGGGACGGTCCTGCTGCAGTCGACGGAGACCCTCGTGCCGGAGGTGGCCACGGGGGCCGTTCCGCCGGGGCCGGGGGTACCCGGCGGTGGCGGGGCGGCGCCGGGAGGTCACGGCCCGCACACGCCGGGCGCACCGCGCCTTCCCGGACAGCTCGGGGACCTCCAACGTCGCTTCGGGCTGTGA
- a CDS encoding acetyl-CoA C-acetyltransferase, protein MSSATTSSVIVAGARTPMGRLLGSLKSFSGADLGGFAIKAALDRAGIGGDQVQYVIMGQVLQAGAGQIPARQAAVKAGIPMNVPALTVNKVCLSGLDAIALADQLIRAGEFDIVVAGGQESMTNAPHLLPKSREGFKYGAVQMLDAMAYDGLTDAFEDIAMGESTEKHNTRLGIGRAEQDEIAALSHQRAATAQKNGVFEAEITPVEIPQRKGEPVLFSKDEGIRADTTVESLGKLRPAFSREGTITAGSSSQISDGAAAVVVMSRAKAEELGLEWLAEIGAHGNVAGPDNSLQSQPSNAVRHALKKEGLEVSDLDLIEINEAFAAVAVQSMKDLGVSTEKVNVNGGAIALGHPIGMSGARLVLHLALELKRRGGGVGAAALCGGGGQGDALILRVPKA, encoded by the coding sequence ATGTCTTCTGCCACGACCAGTTCGGTGATCGTCGCGGGCGCGCGAACGCCCATGGGGCGCTTGCTCGGCTCGCTGAAGTCCTTCTCCGGAGCCGACCTCGGCGGCTTCGCGATCAAGGCCGCCCTCGACCGTGCGGGGATCGGCGGCGACCAGGTGCAGTACGTGATCATGGGCCAGGTGCTCCAGGCCGGGGCGGGGCAGATCCCGGCCCGCCAGGCCGCCGTCAAGGCCGGCATCCCGATGAACGTCCCGGCGCTCACCGTCAACAAGGTGTGCCTGTCCGGCCTGGACGCGATCGCGCTGGCCGACCAGCTGATCCGCGCCGGCGAGTTCGACATCGTCGTCGCCGGCGGCCAGGAGTCCATGACCAACGCCCCCCACCTGCTGCCGAAGTCCCGCGAGGGCTTCAAGTACGGCGCGGTGCAGATGCTCGACGCGATGGCGTACGACGGCCTGACCGACGCCTTCGAGGACATCGCCATGGGCGAGTCCACCGAGAAGCACAACACCCGCCTCGGCATCGGGCGCGCCGAGCAGGACGAGATCGCCGCCCTGTCCCACCAGCGGGCCGCGACCGCACAGAAGAACGGCGTCTTCGAGGCCGAGATCACCCCGGTGGAGATCCCGCAGCGCAAGGGCGAGCCGGTCCTGTTCAGCAAGGACGAGGGCATCCGGGCCGACACCACCGTGGAGTCCCTGGGCAAGCTGCGTCCGGCCTTCTCCCGCGAGGGCACCATCACCGCCGGATCCTCCTCGCAGATCTCCGACGGCGCGGCGGCCGTGGTCGTGATGAGCAGGGCCAAGGCCGAGGAGCTGGGCCTGGAGTGGCTCGCCGAGATCGGCGCGCACGGCAACGTGGCCGGCCCGGACAACTCCCTGCAGTCGCAGCCCTCCAACGCCGTCCGGCACGCGCTGAAGAAGGAGGGGCTGGAGGTCTCCGACCTCGACCTCATCGAAATCAACGAGGCCTTCGCCGCGGTCGCGGTGCAGTCAATGAAGGACCTCGGGGTGTCCACGGAAAAGGTGAACGTCAACGGCGGCGCGATCGCCCTGGGCCACCCGATCGGCATGTCCGGCGCCCGGCTCGTGCTCCACTTGGCGCTGGAGCTCAAGCGCCGGGGCGGCGGGGTCGGCGCGGCCGCGCTGTGCGGTGGCGGCGGCCAGGGCGACGCACTGATCCTGCGGGTTCCGAAGGCCTGA
- a CDS encoding DUF3817 domain-containing protein, producing the protein MKKSVLTRYRVMAYTTGVLLVLLCLSMIAKYGLDVDGAADFTRVVAIAHGWLYVVYLVFAFDLGSKAKWPVGKQLWVLLAGTVPTAAFFVERGISRELEPRFAERAPAAAEA; encoded by the coding sequence ATGAAGAAGAGCGTGCTGACCCGCTACCGCGTCATGGCCTACACGACCGGTGTCCTGCTGGTGCTGCTGTGCCTGAGCATGATCGCGAAGTACGGGCTGGACGTCGACGGTGCCGCCGACTTCACCCGGGTCGTCGCCATCGCGCACGGCTGGCTGTACGTCGTCTACCTGGTGTTCGCCTTCGACCTGGGCTCCAAGGCCAAGTGGCCGGTCGGCAAGCAGCTGTGGGTGCTGCTGGCGGGGACCGTCCCGACGGCCGCGTTCTTCGTCGAGCGCGGGATCAGCCGGGAGCTGGAGCCCCGCTTCGCCGAGCGGGCCCCCGCCGCCGCCGAGGCCTGA
- a CDS encoding MarR family winged helix-turn-helix transcriptional regulator — protein sequence METETATRWLTDAEQCAWRTHLEVNRLLTYQLEKDLQPFGLTMNDYEILVNLSESEDHRMRMSDLASATMQSKSRLSHQITRMENADLVRRENCESDRRGLYAVLTEHGRETMRKVAPHHVSSVRRHFIDLLSADALIELDKSLKPVAEHLRGQRGRP from the coding sequence ATGGAGACCGAAACGGCCACGCGCTGGCTGACCGATGCGGAGCAGTGCGCCTGGCGCACCCACCTGGAGGTCAACAGGCTGTTGACGTACCAACTGGAAAAGGACCTGCAGCCGTTCGGGCTGACGATGAACGACTACGAAATCCTCGTCAACCTCTCCGAGTCGGAGGACCACAGGATGCGGATGAGCGACCTCGCCTCCGCCACCATGCAGTCCAAGAGCCGGCTCTCGCACCAGATCACGCGGATGGAGAACGCCGACCTGGTGCGCCGCGAGAACTGCGAGTCGGACCGCCGGGGCCTGTACGCCGTGCTGACCGAGCACGGCAGGGAGACGATGAGGAAGGTCGCGCCGCACCACGTGTCCTCGGTGCGGCGGCACTTCATCGACCTGCTGTCGGCCGACGCGCTCATAGAGCTCGACAAGTCCCTCAAGCCGGTCGCGGAGCACCTGAGGGGGCAACGGGGGCGTCCCTGA
- a CDS encoding AIM24 family protein yields MAFRELNPKMVEATVRPGQRLFSQRGAMLAYRGEVSFTPSVQGGQGGLASMIGRRVAGEATPLMAVEGSGTVLFGHGGHHVHVIHLSGDTLYVEADRLLAFEDTLRQGTVFLGSQGGVMGLVRGQVTGQGLFTTTLQGRGSVAVMAHGGVFGIPVTPQRPVHVDPQAYVAHHGEVRNKLSAALGWRDMVGRGSGEAFQLELSGNGTVYVQASEEKL; encoded by the coding sequence ATGGCGTTCCGGGAACTCAACCCGAAGATGGTCGAGGCGACCGTACGGCCCGGGCAGCGGCTGTTCAGCCAGCGCGGGGCGATGCTCGCCTACCGGGGGGAGGTGTCCTTCACCCCCAGCGTCCAGGGCGGCCAGGGCGGCCTGGCGTCCATGATCGGACGGCGGGTGGCCGGCGAGGCGACCCCGCTGATGGCGGTCGAGGGCAGCGGCACCGTGCTCTTCGGGCACGGTGGCCACCACGTGCACGTCATCCACCTCTCCGGCGACACCCTGTACGTCGAGGCCGACCGGCTGCTCGCCTTCGAGGACACCCTCCGGCAGGGCACGGTGTTCCTGGGCTCCCAGGGCGGGGTCATGGGCCTGGTGCGCGGCCAGGTCACCGGGCAGGGCCTGTTCACGACCACGCTGCAGGGGCGGGGGTCGGTCGCGGTGATGGCGCACGGCGGCGTCTTCGGGATCCCCGTCACCCCGCAGCGCCCGGTGCACGTGGACCCGCAGGCGTACGTCGCCCACCACGGCGAGGTCCGCAACAAGCTGTCCGCCGCCCTGGGCTGGCGCGACATGGTGGGCCGCGGCTCGGGGGAGGCATTCCAGCTGGAGCTGAGCGGCAACGGCACGGTGTACGTCCAGGCCTCGGAGGAGAAGCTGTGA
- a CDS encoding MarR family winged helix-turn-helix transcriptional regulator, translating to MPKPLSLAFDPIARADELWKQRWGNVPSMAAITSIMRAHQILLAEVDAVVKPYGLTFARYEALVLLTFSKAGELPMSKIGERLMVHPTSVTNTVDRLVRSGLVAKRPNPDDGRGTLAVITGKGREVVDAATRDLMAMDFGLGAYDAEECAEIFAMLRPLRVAAHDFEDE from the coding sequence GTGCCGAAGCCTCTCAGTCTCGCCTTCGACCCCATCGCACGTGCCGACGAACTCTGGAAGCAGCGCTGGGGAAACGTGCCGTCCATGGCCGCGATCACCTCGATCATGCGCGCGCACCAGATCCTGCTCGCCGAGGTCGACGCGGTGGTCAAGCCGTACGGGCTGACGTTCGCGCGCTACGAGGCGCTGGTGCTGCTCACCTTCTCCAAGGCCGGCGAGCTGCCGATGTCCAAGATCGGCGAGCGGCTGATGGTGCACCCCACGTCCGTGACGAACACCGTGGACCGTCTGGTCAGGTCCGGACTGGTGGCCAAGCGGCCCAACCCCGACGACGGCCGCGGCACGCTCGCCGTCATCACCGGCAAGGGCCGCGAGGTGGTCGACGCGGCCACCCGCGACCTGATGGCGATGGACTTCGGCCTCGGGGCGTACGACGCCGAGGAGTGCGCGGAGATCTTCGCGATGCTGCGTCCGCTGCGCGTCGCGGCGCACGACTTCGAGGACGAATGA
- a CDS encoding methylmalonyl-CoA mutase, giving the protein MDAHAIEEGRRRWQARYDAARKRDADFTTLSGDPVEPVYGPRPGDTYGGFERIGWPGEYPFTRGLHPTGYRGRTWTIRQFAGFGNAEQTNERYKMILAAGGGGLSVAFDMPTLMGRDSDDPRSLGEVGHCGVAIDSAADMEVLFKDIPLGDVTTSMTISGPAVPVFCMYLVAAERQGVDPSVLNGTLQTDIFKEYIAQKEWLFQPEPHLRLIGDLMEYCAAGIPAYKPLSVSGYHIREAGSTAAQELAYTLADGFGYVELGLSRGLDVDVFAPGLSFFFDAHVDFFEEIAKFRAARRIWARWMRDVYGARSEKAQWLRFHTQTAGVSLTAQQPYNNVVRTAVEALAAVLGGTNSLHTNALDETLALPSEQAAEIALRTQQVLMEETGVANVADPLGGSWYVEQLTDRIEADAEKIFEQIRERGLRAHPDGRHPIGPITSGILRGIEDGWFTGEIAESAFRYQQALEKGEKRVVGVNVHTGSVTGDLEILRVSHEVEREQVRALAGRKAARDEAAVRSALEDMLAAAREGTNMIGPMLEAVRAEATLGEICGVLRDEWGVYTEPAGF; this is encoded by the coding sequence ATGGACGCTCACGCCATCGAAGAAGGCCGCCGGCGCTGGCAGGCCCGCTACGACGCCGCCCGCAAGCGCGACGCAGACTTCACCACGCTCTCCGGCGATCCCGTGGAGCCGGTGTACGGGCCGCGGCCGGGGGACACGTACGGGGGATTCGAGCGGATCGGCTGGCCCGGGGAGTACCCCTTCACGCGCGGGCTCCATCCGACCGGCTACCGCGGGCGTACCTGGACGATCCGCCAGTTCGCCGGGTTCGGCAACGCCGAGCAGACCAACGAGCGGTACAAGATGATCCTGGCGGCGGGCGGCGGCGGGCTGTCCGTGGCCTTCGACATGCCGACGCTCATGGGCCGCGACTCCGACGACCCGCGCTCGCTCGGCGAGGTCGGGCACTGCGGCGTGGCCATCGACTCGGCCGCCGACATGGAGGTCCTGTTCAAGGACATCCCGCTGGGCGACGTGACCACCTCCATGACGATCAGTGGTCCCGCCGTGCCCGTGTTCTGCATGTACCTGGTCGCCGCCGAGCGGCAGGGCGTGGACCCCTCGGTGCTCAACGGGACCCTGCAGACCGACATCTTCAAGGAGTACATCGCCCAGAAGGAGTGGCTCTTCCAGCCCGAGCCGCACCTGCGCCTGATCGGCGACCTCATGGAGTACTGCGCGGCCGGCATCCCCGCCTACAAGCCGCTCTCCGTCTCCGGCTACCACATCCGCGAGGCCGGGTCCACGGCCGCGCAGGAGCTGGCGTACACCCTCGCGGACGGGTTCGGATACGTGGAGCTGGGGCTCTCGCGCGGTCTCGACGTGGACGTGTTCGCGCCGGGGCTCAGCTTCTTCTTCGACGCCCACGTCGACTTCTTCGAGGAGATCGCCAAGTTCCGCGCGGCCCGGCGGATCTGGGCGCGGTGGATGCGGGACGTCTACGGCGCCAGGAGCGAGAAGGCGCAGTGGCTGCGCTTCCACACGCAGACCGCCGGGGTCTCGCTGACCGCGCAGCAGCCGTACAACAACGTGGTCCGCACGGCCGTGGAGGCGCTGGCCGCCGTGCTCGGCGGGACCAACTCGCTGCACACCAACGCGCTCGACGAGACGCTGGCGCTGCCCAGCGAGCAGGCCGCGGAGATCGCGCTGCGCACGCAGCAGGTGCTGATGGAGGAGACCGGGGTCGCCAACGTGGCGGACCCGCTGGGCGGTTCCTGGTACGTCGAGCAGCTGACGGACCGGATCGAGGCCGACGCGGAGAAGATCTTCGAGCAGATCCGGGAGCGGGGCCTGCGGGCGCACCCGGACGGGCGGCACCCGATCGGCCCGATCACCTCCGGGATCCTGCGCGGGATCGAGGACGGGTGGTTCACCGGCGAGATCGCGGAGTCCGCGTTCCGGTACCAGCAGGCTCTGGAGAAGGGCGAGAAGAGGGTCGTGGGCGTGAACGTCCACACCGGGTCGGTCACCGGGGACCTGGAGATCCTGCGGGTCAGCCACGAGGTGGAGCGGGAGCAGGTCCGGGCGCTCGCCGGGCGGAAGGCCGCGCGGGACGAGG
- a CDS encoding MTH1187 family thiamine-binding protein → MIVAFSVTPLGVGEDVGEYVADAVRVVRESGLPNRTDAMFTSVEGEWDEVMDVVRRAVAAVEARAPRVSLVLKADIRPGVSDGLTAKVETVERHLAR, encoded by the coding sequence ATGATCGTCGCCTTCTCCGTGACGCCGCTTGGGGTCGGCGAGGACGTGGGGGAGTACGTCGCCGACGCCGTCCGCGTGGTGCGCGAGTCGGGGCTGCCGAACCGCACCGACGCCATGTTCACCTCCGTCGAGGGCGAGTGGGACGAGGTCATGGACGTCGTCCGGCGCGCCGTCGCCGCCGTCGAGGCCCGCGCCCCGCGGGTCTCCCTCGTCCTCAAGGCCGACATCCGCCCCGGCGTGAGCGACGGCCTCACCGCCAAGGTCGAGACGGTCGAACGGCACCTGGCGCGGTAG